One part of the Lotus japonicus ecotype B-129 chromosome 2, LjGifu_v1.2 genome encodes these proteins:
- the LOC130739510 gene encoding lipid phosphate phosphatase 2-like, with protein MPETQLGTHTIRSHGAKVARVHMSDWLILLLLVIIDVVLNVIEPFHRFVGEGMLTDLRYPLQDNTIPFWAVPIIAILLPMAIIVVYYFIRKDVYDFHHAILGLLFSILITAVLTDAIKDGVGRPRPDFFWRCFPDGKGVFDLVTRDVRCTGDKSVIKEGHKSFPSGHTSWSFAGLGFLAWYISGKIRVFDRRGHVAKLCIVFLPLLVAAMIAVSRVDDYWHHWQDVFAGGLIGLTIASFCYLQFFPPPYDTDGWGPRAYFQMLAESLDGPQTSMNNDGLRAQSAELQTVSVYIAPQHDGDTTRF; from the exons ATGCCAGAAACTCAGTTGGGCACACATACCATTAGATCACATGGAGCTAAAGTGGCAAGAGTACATATGAGTGACTGGTTGATTCTTTTACTCCTTGTGATCATAGATGTCGTCTTGAATGTGATAGAGCCATTTCACCGTTTTGTTGGAGAGGGGATGTTAACCGACTTGAGATACCCATTGCAAGACAATACTATACCCTTTTGGGCTGTTCCA ATAATTGCAATATTGTTGCCAATGGCTATCATTGTGGTTTACTATTTCATCCGTAAGGATGTTTATGACTTCCACCATGCTATATTGG GCCTTCTATTTTCTATACTCATTACTGCGGTGTTAACTGATGCTATCAAAGATGGTGTTGGACGTCCACGTCCGGATTTCTTCTGGCGTTGTTTCCCTGATGGAAAAGGG GTGTTTGATCTAGTAACACGAGATGTTAGGTGTACTGGAGATAAGAGTGTTATTAAGGAAGGGCACAAAAGTTTTCCAAGTGGACATACCTCTT GGTCCTTTGCTGGTCTTGGTTTTCTGGCATGGTATATTTCTGGAAAAATTAGGGTATTTGACCGTAGGGGCCATGTTGCAAAGCTTTGCATTGTTTTCTTACCACTTCTAGTGGCAGCTATGATTGCTGTTTCTCGTGTTGATGATTATTGGCATCATTGGCAAGATGTTTTTGCTGGAGGGCTCATAG GTTTGACTATTGCTTCCTTCTGTTACTTACAATTCTTTCCACCTCCATATGACACAGATG GTTGGGGACCTCGTGCATATTTCCAGATGTTGGCTGAATCTCTTGATGGCCCTCAAACTTCTATGAACAATGACGGTCTTCGTGCGCAATCTGCTGAGCTTCAGACTGTATCGGTGTATATCGCACCCCAACATGATGGTGATACTACAAGATTTTAG
- the LOC130739514 gene encoding uncharacterized protein LOC130739514, whose amino-acid sequence MEAQPTPPPIYPDSTNSSPRSRNTDSWDDPYPSPAATTTKLRLMCSYGGHIVPRPHDKSLCYVGGDTRILVVDRTTSLSDLSARLSKTLLKGRPFVLKYQLPNEDLDSLVSVTTDEDLENMIDEYLNRNPSRIRLFLFEAAPGTPKSEEWFMSALSRGMPDSASVNSLLGLDDDAAAAPAHGKNSKQEVQSVPDSPMLGTNSSFGSSSSSPSAVNLPQIKVRVEEGGSGGGGGVNRVQDQKGVGIEEQFAQLGVGGARQKPGEGFAALSSPPAAVAAVVSDEERSEHGVPVGHRQPQQQVQTQTTQTQVQSQSQGQVPQFQQNSTGFVDLTSPNSVASDNSFVNAMPFLKPVIYQDQVHIQSGTSRVHTPPPVDPNLSDRIQIHQQHVHDPGFVLQQQQFDQQRLFDHQQQQAKQQFDHQQQQAQQQQQQFDQQQLFDHQQQQAQQQQQFMQGSRVIQQTPAYYPVYQQQQVHPQHHHLVDQQYQVYYVPARQAQAYNLPAQHANVGESATNISPSAAPSSAAYNPLRNAPLPQFVQIPTGQHQQPQQQYVAYSQIHHPSQFMTPNSAPPSNYVYDFADPAYAQMLYTQPLAPPSQHTNRP is encoded by the exons ATGGAGGCGCAACCCACTCCTCCGCCGATCTACCCAGACTCCACAAACTCCTCCCCCCGCTCCCGCAACACCGACTCATGGGACGACCCCTACCCTTCTCCTgcagccaccaccaccaagctCCGCCTGATGTGCAGCTACGGCGGCCACATCGTCCCCCGCCCTCACGACAAGTCCCTCTGCTACGTCGGCGGCGACACCCGCATCCTCGTGGTGGATCGTACCACCTCCCTCTCTGACCTCTCAGCGCGACTCTCCAAGACGCTCCTCAAGGGTCGACCGTTCGTTCTCAAGTACCAGCTCCCGAACGAGGACCTTGATTCCCTCGTCTCCGTTACCACCGATGAAGACCTCGAGAACATGATCGACGAGTATCTCAACCGGAACCCCTCACGAATTCGCCTCTTTCTGTTCGAGGCTGCGCCGGGAACACCCAAGTCGGAGGAGTGGTTCATGAGCGCGTTGAGCAGAGGTATGCCGGATTCTGCTTCCGTCAATTCCCTCCTCGGGCTGGATGATGACGCTGCTGCTGCGCCGGCGCATGGGAAGAATTCGAAGCAGGAGGTTCAGTCGGTGCCGGATTCTCCTATGCTGGGGACGAATTCGTCTTTTGGCTCTTCTTCTTCGTCGCCGTCGGCGGTGAATTTGCCGCAGATTAAGGTTCGTGTGGAGGaaggtggtagtggtggtggtggtggtgtgaaTAGGGTGCAGGATCAGAAGGGGGTGGGAATTGAGGAGCAGTTTGCTCAATTGGGTGTTGGTGGGGCGAGGCAGAAGCCAGGTGAGGGGTTTGCTGCGCTCTCTTCGCCACCAGCGGCGGTTGCGGCTGTTGTCTCCGATGAAGAGAGATCGGAGCATGGGGTCCCTGTGGGGCATAGGCAACCACAACAGCAGGTTCAGACTCAAACTACACAGACACAGGTGCAGTCACAATCTCAGGGTCAGGTTCCCCAATTTCAGCAGAATTCAACTGGTTTTGTTGATTTGACTTCCCCTAATTCAGTTGCAAG TGATAATAGTTTTGTAAATGCGATGCCATTTCTGAAACCTGTGATCTATCAAGACCAAGTTCATATTCAATCTGGAACTTCACGGGTTCATACTCCTCCCCCTGTTGATCCCAATTTGTCTGATCGGATCCAGATTCATCAGCAACATGTTCATGACCCCGGATTTGTGTTGCAACAACAGCAGTTTGATCAACAGCGGTTGTTTGATCATCAGCAGCAGCAGGCAAAACAGCAATTTGATcatcagcagcagcaggctcaacagcagcaacagcaatttGATCAACAGCAGCTGTTTGATcatcagcagcagcaggctcaaCAGCAGCAACAGTTTATGCAGGGATCGCGTGTAATTCAACAGACCCCTGCATACTATCCTGTGTATCAGCAGCAGCAGGTTCATCCCCAGCATCACCATCTGGTTGATCAACAATACCAAGTTTATTATGTGCCTGCGAGACAGGCCCAAGCATATAACTTGCCGGCGCAGCATGCTAATGTTGGTGAATCTGCCACAAATATCTCTCCTAGTGCTGCTCCATCATCTGCTGCTTATAATCCCCTGAGAAATGCTCCCTTGCCTCAGTTTGTTCAGATTCCTACTGGTCAGCATCAGCAGCCGCAACAACAATATGTTGCTTACTCTCAGATTCATCATCCTTCTCAGTTCATGACCCCAAATTCTGCACCACCTTCGAATTATGTTTATGACTTTGCGGATCCTGCTTATGCTCAAATGCTGTATACTCAACCTTTGGCACCCCCATCCCAACACACTAACAGACCATGA
- the LOC130739512 gene encoding putative pentatricopeptide repeat-containing protein At1g12700, mitochondrial encodes MLRRRTTYVDFFPLFQHLLHHPSSSLSPRYSSSTPKRRELLSSMRDLKTVDAAVDFFNKMAAINPFPNIKEFTVLINLVVKMKHYTTAISLVKRMHSLGIEADSFTFTIVINCLCRLSRTDLGFCVLGLMFKMGLEPDIVTLTTIVNGLCAEGNVEQALGLAMRMDEMGYRCNSYTHGAIINGLCKVGNTSAAIGYFKKVEGRGFKFDVPVYTAIMDSLCKDGLVNEALGLWSEMTGKGIQPDVVTYNCLTRGLFHCSRGKDAVILLDQMLKKGIMPDVHTFSAIVDNYCKEGMIARAERLMGFMARVGVEPNVFTYNSLINAHCLQDQMQDAMKVYDSMIYKGCLPSTVTYNTLIHGWCKIKKMDKAMSLLGEMVNKGLTPDICTWNALVGGFCKAGMPLAAKELISTMQKHGQLPDRITYAIILDGLFKCHFYPEAVSLYRELEKMNLDRHITIYSIMLDGLCSYGRLKDAREFFSGLQAKGLKIDVFTYTIMVQGLCREGLLDDAEQLLMDMEEKGCPPNDCTYNLFVQGLLRRGDISRSEKYLQLMKGKGFSADATTTELLINFFSGNKADNTF; translated from the coding sequence ATGTTGCGAAGAAGAACCACCTATGTTGATTTCTTCCCCCTCTTTCAACACCTTCTTCACCACCCATCATCATCGCTTTCCCCTCGCTATTCATCTTCCACGCCGAAGCGAAGAGAGTTATTGAGTTCCATGAGAGATCTCAAAACTGTCGATGCTGCTGTCGATTTCTTCAACAAAATGGCAGCAATCAATCCTTTCCCCAATATCAAAGAATTCACCGTTTTGATCAACCTCGTTGTGAAAATGAAACACTACACCACTGCCATTTCCTTAGTCAAACGCATGCATTCACTGGGTATCGAAGCTGATTCGTTTACCTTCACCATTGTCATCAATTGTCTGTGTCGATTGAGCCGCACcgatttagggttttgtgttttAGGGCTTATGTTCAAAATGGGGTTGGAACCTGATATTGTGACTCTTACTACCATTGTTAACGGGCTTTGCGCGGAAGGGAATGTGGAACAAGCATTAGGGTTAGCTATGCGTATGGATGAGATGGGGTATCGATGTAATAGTTACACCCACGGAGCGATAATTAATGGGTTGTGTAAGGTTGGGAATACATCTGCTGCTATTGGGTATTTCAAGAAGGTGGAAGGAAGAGGTTTTAAATTCGATGTGCCGGTTTACACTGCGATTATGGATAGTCTTTGCAAAGATGGGTTGGTGAATGAGGCTTTGGGTTTGTGGTCAGAAATGACTGGGAAAGGTATTCAGCCTGATGTTGTCACCTACAATTGCTTAACTAGAGGACTTTTTCATTGTAGTAGAGGGAAAGATGCTGTAATTCTACTGGATCAGATGTTGAAAAAGGGAATCATGCCTGATGTGCACACGTTCTCGGCTATAGTTGACAATTATTGCAAAGAAGGGATGATTGCAAGGGCTGAAAGGTTAATGGGTTTCATGGCTCGTGTTGGGGTGGAGCCTAATGTTTTCACCTATAATTCATTGATTAATGCTCATTGCTTGCAAGATCAAATGCAGGATGCCATGAAAGTTTATGATAGCATGATTTACAAGGGTTGCTTGCCAAGCACTGTAACTTACAATACATTAATCCACGGGTGGTGTAAGATTAAGAAAATGGATAAGGCTATGTCTCTTTTGGGTGAGATGGTTAATAAAGGATTAACTCCGGACATTTGCACTTGGAATGCTCTTGTTGGTGGATTTTGCAAAGCTGGGATGCCTCTAGCTGCAAAAGAATTGATTTCTACAATGCAAAAGCATGGCCAACTTCCCGATCGCATAACTTATGCCATTATATTGGATGGACTATTTAAATGTCATTTTTATCCCGAGGCAGTATCATTGTATAGGGAATTGGAAAAGATGAATTTGGATCGCCATATTACAATTTATAGTATTATGCTTGACGGGTTGTGCAGTTAtggaagactgaaagatgcacGGGAATTCTTTTCTGGTCTGCAAGCTAAAGGGTTGAAAATTGATGTTTTTACTTATACCATAATGGTTCAAGGTCTATGTAGAGAAGGATTATTGGATGATGCAGAACAGTTACTGATGGATATGGAAGAGAAGGGCTGTCCCCCTAATGATTGTACTTATAATCTTTTTGTACAAGGATTGCTGCGAAGAGGTGATATTTCACGGTCGGAAAAATACCTTCAACTAATGAAAGGCAAAGGATTTTCTGCGGATGCTACCACCACAGAATTGCTTATCAACTTCTTCTCTGGTAATAAAGCAGATAATACATTTTAA